The Portunus trituberculatus isolate SZX2019 chromosome 19, ASM1759143v1, whole genome shotgun sequence genome contains a region encoding:
- the LOC123506311 gene encoding cuticle protein CP575-like: MRILSVILLAVVLFMGAFAAPPTAPKNVVIDLDKDTMSHEQYGEPGKAVYGMYRAEKPNGEWYTVEYRADHTGFHVLN, from the exons ATGAGGATCCTG AGCGTCATCCTGCTGGCCGTGGTGCTGTTCATGGGAGCGTTCGCCGCCCCTCCCACTGCTCCCAAGAATGTGGTCATCGACCTGGATAAGGACACAATGAGTCACGAGCAGTACGGAGAGCCAGGCAAAGCTGTGTATGGCATGTACAGAGCTGAGAAACCCAACGGCGAATGGTACACCGTCGAGTACAGGGCTGACCACACCGGCTTCCACGTCCTCAACTAG